The following proteins are encoded in a genomic region of Oceaniferula marina:
- a CDS encoding autotransporter-associated beta strand repeat-containing protein: MNHQYVKKNGSALLIFGASLVASLGVSAQDSISVNFGADRNSSVVEEASKKTGAVLIDGDKWNNTAVNGSGSLAGLIDSNGAATFATVNWTARNTYRSGSTGATDTSENGDLTTGYLDDGDGGWNVDFSSPYLLNDIYVIHATDQGNPANMSVVSVNGTYYKGDGSGGTILASGSNDSWSAVNWTNADTLTESDHYLKIEDQVTVSLSALNSSPGRAAIAGLQVVDAYSGTLSYWDTNGTTTGSGDTGGTWGTDNFWSASETGEAATGSWASGNAAVFSAGTDGTGTHTITLSGAQTADAVWAKDGDITLAGDALNLTGSGIVRADAASSLTVNSAITGSDGLRKIGEGTVSIGTRATYTGGTVIDGGTLNLTGGGGSVGTLRGAVTINDGATLQLSTGDATGYGTGNRIDSITINGGTLHIDDGGGNQTFSNMALTMKGGTISSAGDSFDYFNGSTSLTTLASDETSTVSTASRLRQTNTTFTVADGAAEVDLLVSGALRQDGGTRNMIKEGDGLMQMTGSGTYAGTTTVNGGTLKISSEMRSSSSFTVNSGATLELGATNVFTAGHGSAMGDGRVITVNGGTLQMNSSFDSRFGNVTLNDGATWTSDRGVGSYDALLANTDAGAATVTVGGSGASTMNGTGGIHLQGVQNFDVADTTGDSAADLTVSMTLANKGSAGGADGGIFKSGAGTMRVEKAATFAGALTVDEGVYEAAAGTSGSASALGAGSATNTVTVNSGAQLLFSQNRGAGYHAADVTINGGTITFNSGDNSLASGKTLRFDTEAGLIDGTGQWRLRDTGNKVVVTAAASGSQINVSNLTMTTSGGGLHTFDVEDGLGTLDLVVNSAIGAHFGGEQLVKDGAGTMRLNGVNTYSGDTTINDGRFELGNLAELRFDIGNSGVNNQLLGAVGGTESLFLDGVLTFDLAAAGTNLGDSWQIVDVANLDESYGSNFGVKSLTGGTFADNSGLWQLDENGVTYQYSELTGSLSVVPEPGSLALLGLGAVSLLFRRRL, encoded by the coding sequence ATGAATCATCAATACGTGAAAAAAAATGGCTCTGCCTTGCTGATTTTCGGAGCTTCCCTGGTGGCAAGTCTAGGGGTTTCCGCTCAGGACAGCATCAGTGTAAATTTTGGGGCGGATCGCAATTCTAGCGTTGTTGAAGAAGCCTCTAAAAAGACGGGGGCAGTCTTAATTGACGGTGATAAGTGGAATAATACGGCGGTCAACGGCAGTGGTTCTTTGGCTGGTTTAATTGATAGCAACGGAGCGGCCACTTTTGCCACTGTTAATTGGACTGCCAGAAATACTTACAGATCGGGATCTACTGGAGCGACGGACACTTCCGAAAATGGAGATCTTACCACGGGCTACTTGGATGATGGCGATGGCGGCTGGAACGTTGATTTTTCTTCGCCGTATTTGTTGAACGATATCTATGTGATTCACGCGACGGACCAAGGAAATCCGGCGAACATGTCGGTTGTTTCGGTGAATGGAACCTATTATAAGGGAGATGGTTCCGGGGGGACCATTCTGGCGTCAGGGAGCAATGATTCCTGGTCGGCTGTGAACTGGACCAATGCGGACACATTGACCGAGAGTGATCATTATTTGAAGATCGAAGATCAAGTGACTGTGAGTTTGTCTGCGTTGAACTCGAGTCCAGGTCGGGCTGCGATTGCGGGTCTTCAGGTGGTGGACGCTTACTCAGGCACACTTAGTTATTGGGATACCAATGGGACGACTACTGGTTCTGGTGATACTGGCGGCACCTGGGGCACGGACAACTTTTGGTCGGCATCTGAAACCGGGGAAGCGGCCACGGGTTCGTGGGCATCCGGCAATGCGGCTGTGTTTTCAGCAGGAACCGATGGAACAGGAACTCACACCATTACCCTGAGTGGTGCTCAGACGGCCGATGCGGTGTGGGCGAAGGATGGTGACATCACTCTGGCCGGCGATGCGCTTAACCTGACGGGTTCGGGCATTGTGCGGGCTGATGCAGCAAGTTCTTTAACGGTGAATTCTGCGATTACAGGTTCTGACGGGTTGCGCAAAATTGGTGAGGGCACCGTGTCGATAGGAACACGCGCTACTTATACTGGCGGCACCGTGATCGATGGGGGTACGCTTAATTTGACAGGCGGAGGTGGCAGTGTTGGAACGCTTCGCGGAGCGGTGACGATCAATGACGGAGCAACCTTGCAGTTGAGCACAGGTGACGCAACCGGATACGGTACCGGCAACCGGATTGATTCGATCACGATCAATGGTGGAACCTTGCATATTGATGATGGTGGCGGAAACCAAACCTTTTCTAATATGGCACTGACGATGAAAGGCGGGACCATATCATCGGCCGGCGATAGTTTTGATTATTTCAACGGCAGTACCTCTTTGACCACTCTGGCATCTGATGAAACATCGACGGTGAGCACAGCCAGCCGGCTGAGACAGACCAACACCACATTCACAGTGGCGGACGGCGCTGCGGAGGTGGATCTGCTGGTCAGCGGCGCGTTGAGGCAGGACGGAGGAACGAGAAACATGATCAAAGAAGGCGACGGTCTCATGCAGATGACCGGGTCGGGAACCTATGCGGGAACCACCACGGTTAACGGCGGCACGCTTAAGATCAGTTCGGAAATGCGCAGCAGTTCCAGCTTCACGGTGAATTCCGGAGCAACGCTTGAGTTGGGTGCGACCAACGTCTTTACCGCAGGTCATGGCTCAGCTATGGGTGACGGGCGGGTGATTACCGTCAATGGAGGGACTTTGCAGATGAACAGCTCGTTTGACAGCCGTTTTGGTAATGTGACACTCAACGACGGAGCGACTTGGACGTCGGATCGCGGAGTGGGCAGCTACGATGCCTTGCTTGCCAATACCGATGCCGGCGCGGCGACAGTGACGGTGGGCGGCAGCGGAGCTTCCACGATGAACGGCACTGGCGGCATTCATTTGCAAGGGGTGCAGAACTTTGACGTTGCAGACACTACCGGCGACAGCGCCGCGGATCTGACGGTAAGCATGACGCTTGCCAATAAAGGTTCGGCAGGGGGCGCTGACGGGGGTATTTTCAAGTCGGGTGCGGGCACGATGAGGGTGGAGAAAGCGGCAACCTTTGCAGGAGCTTTGACGGTGGATGAGGGTGTTTACGAAGCGGCCGCAGGCACGAGCGGCTCGGCCTCGGCCTTGGGAGCCGGCTCTGCCACCAACACGGTGACGGTGAATAGCGGGGCGCAGCTCCTGTTCAGCCAAAACCGGGGGGCCGGTTACCATGCGGCGGATGTTACGATCAATGGCGGCACGATCACCTTTAACAGTGGGGATAATAGCCTCGCTTCCGGTAAAACCCTGAGGTTTGACACTGAGGCCGGTCTGATTGACGGCACTGGCCAATGGAGGCTTCGCGATACTGGAAACAAGGTGGTGGTTACGGCTGCCGCATCCGGATCACAGATCAATGTCAGCAACTTGACTATGACAACTAGTGGGGGTGGCTTGCATACTTTTGATGTCGAAGATGGATTAGGCACCTTGGACCTCGTGGTGAACTCCGCCATTGGTGCTCACTTTGGAGGGGAGCAGTTGGTGAAAGATGGTGCCGGCACCATGCGCTTGAACGGAGTGAATACGTACAGTGGCGATACGACGATCAACGATGGCCGGTTCGAATTGGGTAATTTGGCAGAGCTTCGGTTCGATATTGGGAACAGCGGTGTGAACAACCAGCTCTTAGGTGCTGTGGGTGGAACGGAGAGCTTGTTTCTTGATGGGGTGCTGACATTTGATTTGGCGGCAGCCGGAACCAACTTGGGTGATAGCTGGCAGATTGTGGATGTTGCCAATCTCGATGAAAGTTATGGATCCAATTTTGGAGTAAAGAGTCTAACCGGTGGGACATTTGCCGATAATAGTGGACTGTGGCAACTGGATGAAAACGGAGTGACTTACCAGTATTCCGAATTAACCGGTAGCCTGAGCGTTGTTCCCGAACCTGGTTCTCTCGCACTGCTTGGATTGGGGGCTGTCAGCCTGCTGTTCCGGCGGAGGCTGTGA